A window from Aneurinibacillus sp. REN35 encodes these proteins:
- a CDS encoding pro-sigmaK processing inhibitor BofA family protein gives MDSLTLGIVVAVAGLVFIVMNQASWRWVKWIGWVVGNLVVGSMILFLFNLVAESFTFEIPINPVTVTVTGFLGFPGLAALVIIKQFIL, from the coding sequence GTGGACAGCTTGACACTGGGAATTGTCGTTGCTGTGGCTGGTCTCGTTTTTATTGTAATGAATCAGGCCAGTTGGAGATGGGTAAAGTGGATCGGCTGGGTAGTTGGAAACTTAGTTGTGGGCAGCATGATTCTTTTTCTCTTCAATCTTGTTGCAGAATCGTTTACCTTTGAAATTCCAATTAATCCAGTAACGGTAACAGTGACAGGTTTTTTAGGCTTTCCTGGCTTAGCTGCTTTGGTAATCATTAAGCAATTTATTTTGTAG